The genomic segment AGCAGCAAGTTTTGGTGACCCCTAGGGGACTCGAACCCCTGTTACCGCCGTGAAAGGGCGGTGTCTTAACCGCTTGACCAAGGGGCCAAAATGGTTGCGGGGACAGGACTCGAACCTGCGGCCTCCGGGTTATGAGCCCGACGAGCTACCAACTGCTCCACCCCGCGATGATAAATTACATATATTATTTTTGATGGTGCCGGGGACCGGAATCGAACCGGTACGGTCTTTAAGGACCGCAGGATTTTAAGTCCTGTGCGTCTGCCAGTTCCGCCACCCCGGCTTATTGGCTCCAGAGGTGAGATTCGAACTCACAACCTATCGGTTAACAGCCGAGTGCTCCACCATTGAGCTACTCTGGAACAAAGCTTATTTTTTTCAGCGACATGATATATATTATCATACTTTTTTTGTTTTGTCTAGTGTTTTCGAAAAATATTTTTAGAAATTTCACTAGAGAAACAAAGATCAAATCACTTGTACTATTTTACTCTCTGTTTGCTAATTTGTCAAGACGGAAAAATAATAAATTTGATAATTTTTTTATAGCCATTAACATATACCCCATCAATTACATATTATAAAAGGAAATAATGCTTTTGAGGTGAACTAAATGAAATCAAGATGTCCAATAGCCATTGCATATATTCACGGCGGTCCTCTAGCCCCTACTATCGAGGGTACAGTGGTATTTAGAGAAGTTATCGGTGGTACAATGGTATATGTAAATATATCTGGTCTTCCTAATTATACTCCTCAAAGAAATACAACCCCTCCTATTGGTCCCCACGGTTTTCATATTCATGAATTTGGAAACTGTGATATTGGTTCACAGGAAGAGCCATTTAAAGCTGCCGGTGGCCACTGGAACCCTACAAAGCAACCCCATGGTAATCATGCCGGTGATTTCCCCGTGTTATTTTCCAATAGGGGAAAAGCAATAATGTGTTTTTTTACTGATAAGTTCAAGCCCAATGATGCCCTAGGAAAATCTATTATTATTCATGAAAATCCCGATGATTATAGAAGCCAACCTTCGGGTGATGCTGGTAGGAGACTGGCATGTGGAGTTATAAAATGCTTTCATACTAATACTATATATCATTCAAGAGAATAATATATAAAAAAACAAGGGCATTAAGCCCTTTAGGCTGCCTAACAACCCGAATTTCTTCGTTGTTACTGAAACCAAGAACCCTTACGTATGTCCGTATACGCTACGGCCTCTCGGTTTCAGCACGCCTCAAACTTCGAATTGTTAGACAGCCTGACATCTTGTTGACTTTATCAACAATCTGAAGGGCATTAAGCCCTTAGGTTTTTTATGAATTTTTTTGATAAGAACTGTCCTCAATGAAAAAGAGATAGATGATCCTATTTACCCCGAATCATCTTAATCTAGACATATCGTCCTATAACTATTAATATTATTAAACAAATTAAGCATATGGCTATCCAAAGAATAGAATTTTTCAAACGCAACCCTCCTCATATATATTTATATGCAAGGGCTACATAGCCATATTCCATCATCCTACTCTAAAGTTTTACATTCATCATCTTCATCATTTTCATCATCTTCATCTACTTCTAAATCTTCAAGTCCATCCTTCTCATTTATTTCTAAAGCTTCAGCCCAATCACTTTCATCTGACTCTAAAACTTCAGTATACTCATCTTCATTTATTTCTAATTCTTCAAGCTCATCATTCTCATTTACCTCTAATTCTTTATGTTCTTCATATTTATCATATTCATCATTTTCATCTATTTCTACGATTGTAGGTTCATAGTTTTCATCTAACTCTGAAGTTATAGATTCATCTCTTTCAGCTACTTGAAGAGTTTTAGATTCACTATTTTCATCTACTTTAAATTTATCTGTTTGTTGCTTTAAAAGGCCGGCCATATTATTTAATTCTTCCATGCTCGCGCCTATTTCCTCTAATGAACTCATTTGTTCTTCTAAAACTGCATTGATTTGCTGTACTCCACTTGCACTATTAAATGTATTTTTAGATATTCCATCCATTGCGGTTTTCATATTTAAAGAGATATCATTTTGATGTTTGGATAAATTAGATATATTTTCAATTTGCTGGGTCATACTTTCTATGGCTCCAAGAATATTTGTAAATTGACTATTTACTTCTATACCCTTTTCAACGGTTGTCTCAACAAGGGCTTGTCCTTCTTTTATAGTACAGTCTGCATTTTCTACCTTAGTTTGAATCTCATTAATTAGTATTCTGATCTTCCCAGCAGATTCTTTACTATCTTCAGCTAATTTTCTAACTTCATCTGCGACTACAGCAAATCCTTTTCCATGTTCTCCAGCTCTGGCCGCTTCAATAGCAGCATTTAAGGCAAGTAGATTGGTTTGTTCTGCAATAGCAGTTATGAAGAAAACTATATCTCCTATTTCTCCAGATGAAGTTTTTAGTTCTCCAATAATCCTATTAGTATTTTCGGTAGAATCCTTAACCATACCTATAGACTCCACTACTTCATCTATGTTTTTCCCACCGAGCTTGGCAGATTCTAATATACTTTTACTATTGTCGAAAGCCTTTTCCGACTCATGGGAAATAATTTGGGAGCTTCCATTCATTTCATCAATACCATTTACGGAATTATCCACAGCACTAGCATTATTTTGAAGACCAGTGGACATTTCATTTATTTCCCTAGCTATACTTTCTATACCTTGATTTGCTTGTTCCATTATTATGGAAATCTGATTAGATGAATCAGATAAAAGAGTTGCATCCTTTCCCACAGAATCGACCAATTCCTTTATCTTAACTATAAGCCAATTTATCCCCTTTGATAATTGTCCTATTTCGTCTTTGGTCTTCATATCTATATCCTGTGTTAAATCAATTACATTGTTTTCATTAGATAATATATCATCTATCTTTTTAGTTATATTTTTAATTGATTTTGTTATTCCTCTGGTTATAAATAAGGCAAGCAAAATTGCTATGATGCATACTACTACTACTGTGATAATAATATTATTTATATAAAGCTTACTATCACTTATAGCACTGTTATAAAAATCATCTGCTGTTAATTCAGCTTTTTCTATCAACATATTCATACTGCTATTTATCATACCCACTTGATAGGAACCTTTACTTTTTTCTAACAATAACGCTTCAACCCTATTATCTGCTTTAGCAAGTTCTATAAATTTATTTCTTATTGGTTCCCATTCCGTATAAGAATTATATGCTTTATCAACAATTTCTTTATAGCCCGAAGACTCATCCTTGGGAATGTTATCATAAATCATTTTAAAATTCCCATGTACTATTTGATCATACCGCTCTATCTTTTTAACATGAAAATGGATCTGTACTGCATCTTCCAAAGCTATGGACTTCATCTCATTAGTTATCTTTAATATGTTTATAGCAGCTTCATTTACAGCATTTGTAACTGTAAACGGGCCTTCATACATATTAACCGTCAAATCCTGTAGCGTATGCATCCCCTTAGTTGCATATAAACTAACAAAACACGTTGCAATTATGATTACAGTAAAGCCTAATATCATTTTTTTTGATATTTTTAAGTTTTTGAACATATGTATGCTTCCTCCCCATAAAAAGAAATTAGTATTATTGCAAGGAGATTACATAACGAATAAAATCATGTAATCTCCTGAATTAAGTAATTATATAAATTATTTTAGGCATCTACAATATATGTATATACCATAATTTTACTCACAGAAAGTAGTATTCTACATTTATTTTCAAATTCCTTTAAATTTTGTCATTATTTTTATAAATTTGTTTATAGCAATTCTACTTTGTATTCTCTCATCCAATTATCTAACTGTATTAAATAGGCTATTAATTGTGGCCCTGTCATCAATTGCCCAAACCAAGGCTTTTTAAAAGTTTTCCCACCAGTTTTTACTATATCTTCCACTTCTTTATAGTCAATCAATTGTAAAACGGGAGAACTTTTATCCTTTAAAATATTTGTCATTACATATTGTACCTCTTTAGTATACTTTGGATTATGGGTTTTAGGATATGGGCTCTTTTTCCTATTTATTACTTCATTGGGTAGTATATCCTTTAAAGCTCTTCTTAGAATACCCTTCTCTCTGCCATCGCATAACTTCATATGCTTTGGAATATTATATGCATATTCTACTATTCTATAATCCGCATAGGGAACTCTGACCTCAAGACTATTTGCCATACTCATACGATCTTTTCTGTTTAATAATGTCACCATAAACCATTTGATATTTAAATAAAATAATTCTCTCATTCTTTCATCCTCTGGTGATTCCCCTTCAAGCTTTGGAACTTGGTTTATTGTCTCTTGATATTTGGCTCTTACATATTCTTCGAGGGGTAAGTTCTTTAAGTCCTTGCCTAAAATTCTTTTTCTATAGGCTATGGATTTCGACCAAGGAAATGTTTTGCTTTCTGTATCCTCCGAAGCTGTAAACCACGGATACCCACCAAAAATTTCGTCGGCACATTCGCCAGATAAAGCAACTACTGCTTTTTTTCTTACTTCTTTACAAAATAGATATAATGATGAATCAATGTCTGCCATACCAGGTATATCCCTGGCTAAAACCGCTTCTTTCAATGTATTAGCAAGTTCAGAATTATCTATGATAATCTCATGATGATTACTTCCTATATGATCTACTACCTTTGTTATCCAATACTCATCGGAGTTTGGCTGAAATTCATTTGCTAGAAAATATTTCTTGTTGTCCTCATAATTAACGGAAAATGTGTTGAGCTTTTCTTTTCCTTTGTCTTTAAATACCTTTGCTGTGACTGCTGATATTGCACTGGAATCTAGTCCACCGGATAAAAAGGTACACAAGGGAACATCAGATATCAATTGCCTTTTAATAGCATCTACCACGAGTTCTCTCACATGGTCTATGGTATCATCTAAACCTTCTGTATGAGGTTCTGCCCTTAGCTCCCAGTAATTCCTTTTCTTTATTCCATTACAATCAAATATAATGCTATGGGCTGGAGGTATTTCCCTTATATTCTTAAATACTGCATTTCCCAATGATCTTGCTGGTCCAAGTCCAAATATTTCAAGTAAACCGGTTTCATCGATTATAGGACGCACCTGGGGATGCCTCAAAATTGATTTTATCTCTGAACCAAATATTAAAGAATCTCCATTCATCGTATAGAATAAGGGCTTTACTCCAAGCTGATCCCTTGCTAAAAAACCTCTCTTATTCTTCTCATCCCATATACAAAAAGCAAAGATTCCATTTATATGCTTTAAACAATTTTCTCCCCATTCTATATATGCCATTAACAGTACCTCAGTATCTGAATAGGATCTAAATTTATGCCCCTTGTCCTTAAGCTTATTTCTAATTTCCTCAGTGTTATATAGTTCACCATTATAAACTATTGTATATTCCCTATCACCTAGTTTTCTTGTCATAGGCTGATTACCGCCGTCGGGATCAACTACAATCAATCGCCTATGTCCAAATAAAGCATTTGGTGATTTGTATATACCATAGCTATCTGGTCCTCTATTTTTTAGACTATCTGCCATGTGTTCAATGATTCCTATTTCATTACTTATATCCTTCTTGACATTCAACCATCCTACTATTCCACACATTTTCTCAACTCCTTATTTTTGATATCCATTATCATTTATTGTGCTAATTATAATATATGTCTTCCATGGGGGTTATGTTCCATTAGGGTAATAATTTAGGAAAGTAAGGTCCAGGTAAGTATCTAACTTTAGGATAAATTAATAGTTCTGAATACTATGATAAAGCTTGATTTTAAGCGGTACCAGCTTAATTGTAGATTATGTAGTACCTAGGCACTAATGTTGTATTCACCATTTTTTTATATAATAATATTATCTGGTATATGTTATAATTTCATTAAAAGAATAGGGGAGGATAATTATGAAGGAATGTTTAAGATGTAAGAAAATGATCCCCGATAATAGCCTACGGGACTATTGTGAGATATGTTGCGAAATATACGAAAAAATTTTTGATAAAATAAGAGACTATTTAAGGGAATACCCTATGGCAACTGCCTTTGAAGTCGCAGAATTCACTGGTATTGACCATCAAATTATTAAAGGATTTATTAAGGAAGGACGACTTATAGAAATAGAAGCAGAATCAGTGAATATCAGCTGTAAGAGATGTGGAACATTAATACTATCCAAACATCATGAATATTGTCCAAAATGCGAAAAAGCACTAATCAAGGAACTAAATGGAGTAAAGGGTTACTTTATTAAATCGGATAATGCAAAGATGCACCATAAAAAACTTACTAGAAATCATCCATAGAATTTATTTTGTGGATGATTTTTATTTGTGGACGATTTTTCCACAAGTTAAATTGTCTTGTCCCTTTTATTTTTTACTTTATTACTCATATATAGTATACTTGCTTATCATTATATACTATATTTATCGAAACACTAGTTCTTATTAATGTAATATACAGATTGTCCACATATCCATATCACATAGGTCAATACCCTATGGATAATTTTGTGGATAACTATAGTAGCCTGTATAACTTATATTGACTCGCTTTTATCCATGTCCATGAAATTTCATCCACAAGTTATCCACATTTTGTTTATAACTTCTTCACCCTGTTTATGCCTAGACCCTTCCCATTATCCTTTTACCTATTATTATATTCATCAAAATATTTTATAATCCCTACGTATATGCTCCAAGCAATTTTTTCTTGATAATCTGGGTCTTGTAATAATCTTTCTTCCCTTGGATTCGATAGAAATCCACATTCCACTATCACAGTAGGAACTTTTATATTTTTTAATATATACACATCCTTTTTTGACTTTGCTTTTCTTGTATTTGTATTATCTAATACTCTTATCAACTCTTCCTGAATGAGTTCAGCTATCTGCTTACTATCCTCACAATTTGGATTATAAAAGGATTGGGCTCCATGATACTTAGACTGCTGGAAGCTATTTGAATGAATGCTTATTACTAGGTCTGCATTACTTTCATCAAAAAGCTTTTTTCTATTTCTTAGGTCTTCATTCTTCTTCTTTCTAATAGTTCCATTATCCGTATATAAACCTATATCCTCATCCCTTGTCATCAGTACTAAGCTACCACTTTCCTCTAGATATGTTCTGAGTTTCAGGGAGATATCTAGATTTACTTTACTCTCGTATACTCCTGTAGCAGTTCCTACCATGCCCCCATCTATGCCCCCATGGCCGGGATCAATTATGATCACCTTTCTAGAGGTAGGCAAACATGATACATTGATAACTCCACTTAATTTATATATTGATAATGTTGCAATTATAATAGCTGCTAATAGTATTCCAAAGTATATTATCCATTTCCTTTTTAAGATTATAACCCTCATATTATGTCACCTCTCATATGAACCATAAGGCAGATTCAAAAAATAAACTTATATATATATATGATATGAATTGGGTTTTAATACTTTTGATGGGAAAAATAGTTATCTCAATAATGTCCGCAGATAACACTCATGGAACAAAAGTAGCCATTAAAAAATTGATTTGTAGGAGGAGCATAAAAGGATTCTCGGTGACCGCTTTAGTTAATGAACTTCATGGAGGGAACATCTATCTATATTTATATAAAGTTCTCTACAAAAATATCAAAAGGCACCGTATATAGATACGATGCCTTGATAAACATATAAAAATGTGTACTATCTTTTTGAGAACTGAGGAGCCCTTCTTGCTGCCTTTAAGCCGTATTTCTTTCTTTCCTTCATTCTTGGATCCCTTGTTAAGAATCCTGCTTTTTTAAGGATAGGTCTAAGCTCTACATCAGCTTTAAGTAAAGCTCTAGATATACCATGTCTTAAGGCTCCTGCCTGTCCAGTAAACCCACCACCATGAACCTTAGCAATAACATCAAACTTAGCTTCTGTTTCTGTCATAGTTAAAGGTCTTGTTACTTCTCTCTTTAAAGTTTCATAATCAAAGTAATTATCTAATTCTCTACCGTTTACAGTTACTTTTCCATTACCAGGTACTAATCTTACTCTAGCAATAGATTTTTTTCTTCTACCTGTACCATAATATTGTACTTTAGCCATCGATCTTCCCTCCTCTTGCAATTACTTATATATCAAGAACTTCTGGCTTTTGAGCTTGATGCCCGTGTTCTGATCCTCTATATACTCTTAACTTCTTAAGCATTTGTCTTCCTAAGCTGTTCTTTGGAAGCATACCTTTTACAGCACTCATAACAACTTTTTCAGGCTTGTTATTTATCATATCTCTGTATGTTCTTTCCTTAAGTCCACCAGGATATCCAGTGTGCCATCTGTACATTTTTTGATCTAATTTTTTACCAGTTAAATTAACCTTTTCTGCATTTAAAATTATTACGAAATCACCTGTGTCAACATGTGGTGTATAAGTCGGCTTATGTTTTCCTCTTAATATAGTAGCAACTTGTGTAGCAAGTCTACCTAAAGTCTTACCTTCAGCATCAACTACATACCATTTTCTTTCTACTTCGTGGGGTTTAGCTACGAATGATTTCATCTATTTCCCTCCTAACTCACAAATACGAATTCTAATACGTTATCTTAAAAATCCGGGGCTAGTGGATTTTTTTAGACTATTTTAAACCATCTTATATTCTAATACATGTACCCGTGTGTGTCAAGGAATATTTCTTCTTTTTTATTAATACCAGAAATCTCATAACTCTTACTTGGCACAATTGCATAATGTATATGGTATGGCTTTGAGGATTTTTAAACTATATATGGTAGATAGTTTTTGTAGAAAGTAATTATGAAATTTGCTCAATAAATAACCTCAGCTAAATATAATCCTTGGGCTGGTGCTTTGTGTCCCGCTTTTTTTCTTATCTTCGATTGTATTACTTCCTCCAGCTTATTTATATCTATTTTGCCAATATTTACATCGAGTAGTGTTCCAGTTATTATTCTTACCATATTATATAAAAATCCATTTCCCGTATACTCTAATATGATAAACTTATCTTCTTTTCGTATATCTATGTCATAGATTGTTCTAATAGTGTTTTTTATACTGCTACCACGGGACATGAATCCCTTAAAGTCATGCTCCCCTATGAAATATTTACTGCTTTCTACAAGTTTATCCATATCTACATTTTTGTGATAAAAATATGAATAGTTTGCACATAAAGGATTTCTCATCCTACCATTGTATATCTTATATATATATCTTTTTTTCTTACCGGAATATCTGGCATGAAAGCTGCTGGGCATTTCCTCTGCTCTTCTTATAGCTATATCATCTGGTAAATAGCTATTGAGTGCTATAGATATCCTATCCACTGGTATACTACAGTCGGTCTCAAAGCTTGCAACCTGCCCTAATGCATGTACCCCTGCATCGGTTCTACCTGAACCATGTATGGTAATCCCTTTCTTCATAACCTTTGCAATTGACCTTTCAATCTGCCCTTGAACCGTTCTAGCATTGGTCTGCCTCTGCCACCCACTATAGTTTGTTCCATCATAGGCAATTGTAAGTTTAATATTTTTCATTGGCTTCACCCTTTTAAAAATCTGTGTTATCCCAGATTATTACAAATAGAGTTTTGAAATTTCTATGAATAATCTGGGATTATGTATAGAATAAGGTTTTCTAATATGATAGTCAATATTCCATATTATTATTGGTAGTAAAAAATATGATTGATTATCGGAGTTCACTAAGAAAGTCATGATTTCCCCTTTGCCATGGGGAGAATACCCATGGCAAAGGGGCTTCAAAAGTAAATTTTTAATGTAATCTCCGAAAACGTGATAAGGGGACAGACACCCACCCACACTGGAAAGAGTGTGGGTCGGATGTGTCAGTCCCCTTGTCATATTTTCTTTTTTGATGGTCAATATTTCCTATAATAAAATCCTTCTTACATAAATCTAGTATATATTATTGCAATAAAAAATACTGAAAATACTATCATACTTACAAAATCTCTACTGTGCAACCTAAGCTGCTTCATTCTAGTTCTATTTTCTCCACCTCTGTAGCATCTGGCCTCCATAG from the Maledivibacter sp. genome contains:
- a CDS encoding superoxide dismutase family protein → MKSRCPIAIAYIHGGPLAPTIEGTVVFREVIGGTMVYVNISGLPNYTPQRNTTPPIGPHGFHIHEFGNCDIGSQEEPFKAAGGHWNPTKQPHGNHAGDFPVLFSNRGKAIMCFFTDKFKPNDALGKSIIIHENPDDYRSQPSGDAGRRLACGVIKCFHTNTIYHSRE
- a CDS encoding methyl-accepting chemotaxis protein, whose protein sequence is MFKNLKISKKMILGFTVIIIATCFVSLYATKGMHTLQDLTVNMYEGPFTVTNAVNEAAINILKITNEMKSIALEDAVQIHFHVKKIERYDQIVHGNFKMIYDNIPKDESSGYKEIVDKAYNSYTEWEPIRNKFIELAKADNRVEALLLEKSKGSYQVGMINSSMNMLIEKAELTADDFYNSAISDSKLYINNIIITVVVVCIIAILLALFITRGITKSIKNITKKIDDILSNENNVIDLTQDIDMKTKDEIGQLSKGINWLIVKIKELVDSVGKDATLLSDSSNQISIIMEQANQGIESIAREINEMSTGLQNNASAVDNSVNGIDEMNGSSQIISHESEKAFDNSKSILESAKLGGKNIDEVVESIGMVKDSTENTNRIIGELKTSSGEIGDIVFFITAIAEQTNLLALNAAIEAARAGEHGKGFAVVADEVRKLAEDSKESAGKIRILINEIQTKVENADCTIKEGQALVETTVEKGIEVNSQFTNILGAIESMTQQIENISNLSKHQNDISLNMKTAMDGISKNTFNSASGVQQINAVLEEQMSSLEEIGASMEELNNMAGLLKQQTDKFKVDENSESKTLQVAERDESITSELDENYEPTIVEIDENDEYDKYEEHKELEVNENDELEELEINEDEYTEVLESDESDWAEALEINEKDGLEDLEVDEDDENDEDDECKTLE
- the asnB gene encoding asparagine synthase (glutamine-hydrolyzing), which codes for MCGIVGWLNVKKDISNEIGIIEHMADSLKNRGPDSYGIYKSPNALFGHRRLIVVDPDGGNQPMTRKLGDREYTIVYNGELYNTEEIRNKLKDKGHKFRSYSDTEVLLMAYIEWGENCLKHINGIFAFCIWDEKNKRGFLARDQLGVKPLFYTMNGDSLIFGSEIKSILRHPQVRPIIDETGLLEIFGLGPARSLGNAVFKNIREIPPAHSIIFDCNGIKKRNYWELRAEPHTEGLDDTIDHVRELVVDAIKRQLISDVPLCTFLSGGLDSSAISAVTAKVFKDKGKEKLNTFSVNYEDNKKYFLANEFQPNSDEYWITKVVDHIGSNHHEIIIDNSELANTLKEAVLARDIPGMADIDSSLYLFCKEVRKKAVVALSGECADEIFGGYPWFTASEDTESKTFPWSKSIAYRKRILGKDLKNLPLEEYVRAKYQETINQVPKLEGESPEDERMRELFYLNIKWFMVTLLNRKDRMSMANSLEVRVPYADYRIVEYAYNIPKHMKLCDGREKGILRRALKDILPNEVINRKKSPYPKTHNPKYTKEVQYVMTNILKDKSSPVLQLIDYKEVEDIVKTGGKTFKKPWFGQLMTGPQLIAYLIQLDNWMREYKVELL
- the cwlD gene encoding N-acetylmuramoyl-L-alanine amidase CwlD, whose protein sequence is MRVIILKRKWIIYFGILLAAIIIATLSIYKLSGVINVSCLPTSRKVIIIDPGHGGIDGGMVGTATGVYESKVNLDISLKLRTYLEESGSLVLMTRDEDIGLYTDNGTIRKKKNEDLRNRKKLFDESNADLVISIHSNSFQQSKYHGAQSFYNPNCEDSKQIAELIQEELIRVLDNTNTRKAKSKKDVYILKNIKVPTVIVECGFLSNPREERLLQDPDYQEKIAWSIYVGIIKYFDEYNNR
- the rpsI gene encoding 30S ribosomal protein S9, whose protein sequence is MAKVQYYGTGRRKKSIARVRLVPGNGKVTVNGRELDNYFDYETLKREVTRPLTMTETEAKFDVIAKVHGGGFTGQAGALRHGISRALLKADVELRPILKKAGFLTRDPRMKERKKYGLKAARRAPQFSKR
- the rplM gene encoding 50S ribosomal protein L13, yielding MKSFVAKPHEVERKWYVVDAEGKTLGRLATQVATILRGKHKPTYTPHVDTGDFVIILNAEKVNLTGKKLDQKMYRWHTGYPGGLKERTYRDMINNKPEKVVMSAVKGMLPKNSLGRQMLKKLRVYRGSEHGHQAQKPEVLDI
- the truA gene encoding tRNA pseudouridine(38-40) synthase TruA; its protein translation is MKNIKLTIAYDGTNYSGWQRQTNARTVQGQIERSIAKVMKKGITIHGSGRTDAGVHALGQVASFETDCSIPVDRISIALNSYLPDDIAIRRAEEMPSSFHARYSGKKKRYIYKIYNGRMRNPLCANYSYFYHKNVDMDKLVESSKYFIGEHDFKGFMSRGSSIKNTIRTIYDIDIRKEDKFIILEYTGNGFLYNMVRIITGTLLDVNIGKIDINKLEEVIQSKIRKKAGHKAPAQGLYLAEVIY